A genomic window from Micromonospora violae includes:
- the sufU gene encoding Fe-S cluster assembly sulfur transfer protein SufU, with product MQLDQLYQEIILDHYKRPHGRGLRDADDSGDRVAEAHHVNPTCGDEVTVRVATDGTVLHDISYDGMGCSISQASASVLHELLRGRGAGEAFEVHEAFVELMSGRGQITPDEDVLGDGVAFAGVARYPARVKCALLPWMAFKDAAARAGVGVSPEVKA from the coding sequence ATGCAGCTCGACCAGCTCTACCAGGAGATCATCCTGGACCACTACAAGCGCCCGCACGGGCGTGGCCTGCGCGACGCCGACGACTCGGGCGACCGGGTCGCGGAGGCGCACCACGTCAACCCCACCTGCGGTGACGAGGTCACCGTCCGGGTGGCCACCGATGGCACCGTGCTGCACGACATCTCGTACGACGGGATGGGCTGCTCGATCAGCCAGGCCTCGGCGAGCGTGCTGCACGAGTTGTTGCGCGGTCGGGGCGCCGGGGAAGCATTCGAGGTGCACGAGGCGTTCGTGGAGTTGATGTCCGGACGTGGCCAGATCACGCCGGACGAAGACGTGCTCGGTGACGGGGTTGCTTTCGCGGGCGTGGCCCGTTACCCCGCCCGGGTCAAGTGCGCGCTGCTGCCGTGGATGGCGTTCAAGGACGCCGCGGCACGCGCCGGTGTGGGCGTGAGCCCGGAGGTGAAGGCATGA
- a CDS encoding cysteine desulfurase has product MTSIAIPEGMPQYDDVPRFDVARVRADFPILGREVNGHPLVYLDSANTSHKPRQVLDVLDEHYARHNANVSRSVHTLGTEATEAYEGARAKVAAFINAPSVDEVVFTKNSTEAINIVAYAFSNASLRPDGDSRFRLGPGDEVVISEMEHHSNIVPWQLLCERTGATLRWFPVTDQGRLDESGLQDLVTERTKIVSLVHTSNILGTVNATSRITARVREVGALLLLDCSQSVPHLPIDVVDLDADYIVFTGHKMCGPTGIGVLWGRGELLAAMPPVMGGGSMIETVTMARSTFAAPPARFEAGTPPIAEAVALGAAVDYLSGVGMRAIQWHEKELTAYALDALGSVPDLRIFGPNVPVGRGGTISFALGDVHPHDVGQVLDSLGVQVRVGHHCAKPVCSRFGVPAMTRASFYLYTTTEEIDALVAGLEQVRKVFD; this is encoded by the coding sequence ATGACCAGCATCGCGATCCCCGAGGGGATGCCGCAGTACGACGACGTGCCGCGTTTCGACGTGGCCCGGGTGCGCGCCGACTTCCCGATCCTCGGTCGGGAGGTCAACGGACACCCGCTGGTCTACCTCGACAGCGCCAACACCTCGCACAAACCCCGCCAGGTGCTCGACGTGCTCGACGAGCACTACGCGCGGCACAACGCCAACGTGTCGCGCTCGGTGCACACCCTGGGCACCGAGGCCACCGAGGCGTACGAGGGGGCGCGGGCGAAGGTCGCCGCGTTCATCAACGCGCCGAGCGTGGACGAGGTGGTGTTCACGAAGAACTCCACCGAGGCGATCAACATCGTGGCGTACGCCTTCTCGAACGCCTCGCTGCGTCCGGATGGCGACAGTCGTTTCCGGCTCGGTCCGGGTGACGAGGTGGTGATCTCCGAGATGGAGCACCACTCGAACATCGTCCCGTGGCAGTTGCTCTGCGAGCGGACCGGCGCGACCCTGCGCTGGTTCCCGGTCACCGACCAGGGTCGGTTGGACGAGTCGGGCCTTCAGGACCTGGTCACCGAACGGACGAAGATCGTCTCGCTGGTGCACACGTCCAACATCCTCGGCACGGTCAACGCGACCTCCCGGATCACCGCCCGGGTCCGCGAGGTGGGCGCGCTGCTGCTGCTGGACTGCTCGCAGTCCGTGCCGCACCTGCCCATCGACGTGGTCGACCTGGACGCCGACTACATCGTCTTCACCGGCCACAAGATGTGCGGCCCGACCGGCATCGGCGTGCTCTGGGGTCGCGGTGAGCTGCTGGCGGCCATGCCGCCGGTGATGGGCGGTGGCTCGATGATCGAGACGGTCACCATGGCCCGTTCGACGTTCGCCGCGCCGCCGGCCCGCTTCGAGGCGGGCACCCCGCCGATCGCCGAGGCGGTCGCGCTCGGTGCGGCGGTCGACTACCTGAGCGGCGTCGGGATGCGGGCCATCCAGTGGCACGAGAAGGAGTTGACGGCGTACGCGCTGGACGCCCTGGGCTCGGTGCCGGACCTGCGGATCTTCGGCCCGAACGTGCCGGTGGGACGGGGCGGCACCATCTCGTTCGCGCTGGGTGACGTGCACCCGCACGACGTGGGCCAGGTGCTCGACTCGCTCGGCGTGCAGGTGCGGGTGGGTCACCACTGTGCCAAGCCGGTGTGCAGCCGGTTCGGTGTCCCGGCCATGACCCGGGCCTCGTTCTACCTCTACACCACCACCGAGGAGATCGACGCTCTGGTGGCCGGTCTGGAGCAGGTGCGGAAGGTGTTCGACTGA
- a CDS encoding non-heme iron oxygenase ferredoxin subunit, protein MIRICSTEDVPKGTAISADVDGTPIALVHGEDGNFYAAYDECSHAAVALSEGEVDGCTLECWLHGSRFDLRTGEPTGLPATEPVPVYPVEVRDGDIYLSLTPSNGVTR, encoded by the coding sequence ATGATCCGCATCTGCTCCACCGAGGACGTGCCGAAGGGCACCGCGATCAGCGCGGACGTCGACGGCACGCCGATCGCCCTGGTGCACGGCGAGGACGGCAACTTCTACGCCGCGTACGACGAGTGCTCGCACGCCGCGGTCGCGCTCTCCGAGGGTGAGGTCGACGGCTGCACGCTCGAGTGCTGGCTGCACGGCTCGCGCTTCGACCTGCGCACCGGTGAGCCCACCGGCCTGCCCGCCACCGAACCCGTCCCCGTCTACCCCGTCGAAGTCCGCGACGGCGACATCTACCTCAGCCTGACGCCGAGTAATGGAGTGACCCGATAA
- a CDS encoding helix-turn-helix transcriptional regulator, whose amino-acid sequence MKNAAGLSGHQPTAVPALGVPVSAPAVATSAGLAGSSAAEISTRDRVTQLLLEQGATTAAQLGAALGLSPAAIRRHLDAMLADGDVYAREQTVRGSRGRGRPAKVFLLTEAARVRCGTHHYDNMATAALRWIARSGGPEAVEAFATEQVAALESRCRTAMEDAGDDPMARAEALAAALTAEGYAANATTIASGGQLCQHHCPVAHVAAEFPQLCEAETAVISRLVGTHVQRLATIAHGDGVCTTHIPTQPARAQSGNPVTTVRTDR is encoded by the coding sequence GTGAAAAACGCGGCGGGGCTCTCCGGGCACCAACCGACGGCCGTTCCGGCCCTCGGTGTGCCGGTCTCCGCGCCTGCCGTGGCCACGTCGGCCGGCCTCGCCGGGTCGTCGGCGGCCGAGATCTCCACCCGGGATCGGGTCACCCAGTTGCTGCTGGAGCAGGGTGCGACCACCGCCGCTCAGCTTGGCGCGGCGCTCGGGCTCAGCCCGGCGGCGATTCGTCGGCACCTCGACGCGATGCTCGCGGACGGTGACGTGTACGCCCGCGAGCAGACCGTGCGGGGCAGCCGCGGTCGGGGACGCCCGGCCAAGGTGTTCCTCCTGACCGAGGCCGCCCGGGTTCGCTGTGGCACACACCACTACGACAACATGGCCACCGCCGCGTTGCGGTGGATCGCCCGTAGCGGCGGTCCGGAGGCGGTCGAGGCGTTCGCCACCGAGCAGGTGGCGGCTCTCGAATCCCGCTGTCGGACGGCCATGGAGGACGCCGGCGACGACCCGATGGCCCGAGCCGAGGCACTCGCCGCAGCGCTCACGGCCGAGGGTTACGCTGCCAATGCGACCACGATCGCCTCCGGCGGCCAGCTCTGTCAGCACCACTGCCCGGTGGCGCACGTGGCCGCCGAGTTTCCCCAGCTGTGCGAGGCCGAGACCGCGGTTATCTCCCGTCTGGTCGGCACCCACGTGCAGCGTCTGGCCACCATCGCGCACGGCGACGGGGTGTGCACCACGCACATCCCGACCCAGCCGGCGCGCGCTCAATCCGGTAATCCCGTCACCACTGTGAGGACAGATAGATGA
- the sufC gene encoding Fe-S cluster assembly ATPase SufC yields the protein MSTLEIRDLKVSVKLPEGELKPILAGVDLTVKSGETHAIMGPNGSGKSTLAYSIAGHPKYEITGGTVTLDGEDVLAMTVDERARAGLFLAMQYPVEVPGVSVANFLRTAKTAIDGAAPKLRTWGGELRGAMERLQMDPAFAQRNVNEGFSGGEKKRHEIVQLELLKPKIAILDETDSGLDVDALRVVSEGVNRVRDTGDTGVLLITHYTRILRYIKPDFVHVFVAGRIVEQGGPELADKLEAEGYERYAAGAGTAKA from the coding sequence ATGAGCACCCTGGAGATCCGCGACCTGAAGGTGTCGGTCAAGCTGCCCGAGGGTGAGCTCAAGCCGATCCTGGCCGGCGTCGACCTGACCGTGAAGTCGGGCGAGACCCACGCCATCATGGGCCCGAACGGCTCCGGCAAGTCCACCCTGGCGTACTCGATCGCCGGTCACCCGAAGTACGAGATCACCGGCGGCACGGTGACCCTCGACGGCGAGGACGTGCTGGCCATGACGGTCGACGAGCGCGCCCGCGCCGGCCTCTTCCTGGCCATGCAGTACCCGGTCGAGGTGCCCGGCGTCTCGGTGGCGAACTTCCTGCGGACCGCGAAGACCGCCATCGACGGTGCGGCGCCGAAGCTGCGCACCTGGGGCGGCGAGCTGCGCGGCGCGATGGAGCGCCTCCAGATGGACCCGGCGTTCGCCCAGCGCAACGTCAACGAGGGCTTTTCCGGTGGTGAGAAGAAGCGGCACGAGATCGTCCAGCTGGAGCTGCTCAAGCCCAAGATCGCGATCCTCGACGAGACCGACTCCGGTCTCGACGTGGACGCCCTGCGGGTGGTCAGCGAGGGCGTCAACCGGGTCCGCGACACCGGCGACACCGGCGTGCTGCTGATCACCCACTACACGCGGATCCTGCGCTACATCAAGCCGGACTTCGTGCACGTCTTCGTGGCCGGCCGGATCGTCGAGCAGGGCGGCCCGGAGCTGGCCGACAAGCTTGAGGCCGAGGGCTACGAGCGGTACGCCGCCGGGGCCGGCACGGCCAAGGCCTGA
- the sufB gene encoding Fe-S cluster assembly protein SufB, whose amino-acid sequence MTEQIVQPLTQEEQLAALGRYEYGWSDPDAAGAVAQRGINEAVVRDISAKKNEPEWMLDLRLKGLRLFDRKPMPAWGADLTGIDFDNIKYFVRSTEKQATSWEDLPEDIKNTYDRLGIPEAEKQRLVAGVAAQYESEVVYHKIREDLEEQGVLFLDTDTALREHEDVFKEYFGTVIPVGDNKFAALNTSVWSGGSFIYVPKGVHVEIPLQAYFRINTENMGQFERTLIIVDEGAYVHYVEGCTAPLYSSDSLHSAVVEIIVKKNARCRYTTIQNWSNNVYNLVTKRAVCHEGATMEWVDGNIGSKVTMKYPAVYMTGEHAKGEVLSVAMAGEGQHQDAGAKMVHAAPHTSSSIISKSIARGGGRTSYRGLVQVLEGSHHSRSTVKCDALLVDTISRSDTYPYVDIREDDVSMGHEATVSKISDDQLFYLMSRGLSEDEAMAMIVRGFIEPIAKELPMEYALELNRLIELQMEGAVG is encoded by the coding sequence ATGACCGAGCAGATCGTCCAGCCCCTGACCCAGGAAGAGCAGCTCGCCGCCCTGGGCCGGTACGAGTACGGCTGGTCCGACCCGGACGCCGCTGGGGCGGTTGCCCAGCGCGGCATCAACGAGGCGGTGGTGCGGGACATCTCGGCGAAGAAGAACGAGCCGGAGTGGATGCTCGACCTGCGGCTGAAGGGCCTGCGGCTGTTTGACCGTAAGCCGATGCCGGCCTGGGGCGCGGACCTCACCGGCATCGACTTCGACAACATCAAGTACTTCGTGCGCTCGACCGAGAAGCAGGCCACCAGCTGGGAGGACCTGCCCGAGGACATCAAGAACACCTACGACCGGCTGGGCATCCCGGAGGCGGAGAAGCAGCGGCTGGTCGCCGGTGTCGCGGCGCAGTACGAGTCCGAGGTCGTCTACCACAAGATCCGTGAGGACCTTGAGGAGCAGGGTGTCCTCTTCCTGGACACCGACACGGCGCTGCGCGAGCACGAGGACGTCTTCAAGGAGTACTTCGGCACGGTGATCCCGGTCGGCGACAACAAGTTCGCCGCCCTGAACACGTCGGTGTGGTCCGGTGGCTCGTTCATCTACGTGCCGAAGGGCGTGCACGTCGAGATCCCGTTGCAGGCCTACTTCCGGATCAACACGGAGAACATGGGCCAGTTCGAGCGGACGCTGATCATCGTCGACGAGGGTGCGTACGTGCACTACGTCGAGGGCTGCACCGCGCCGCTCTACTCCTCCGACTCGCTGCACAGCGCGGTCGTGGAGATCATCGTGAAGAAGAACGCGCGCTGCCGCTACACGACCATCCAGAACTGGTCGAACAACGTCTACAACCTGGTCACCAAGCGCGCCGTCTGCCACGAGGGCGCGACCATGGAGTGGGTCGACGGCAACATCGGCTCCAAGGTGACCATGAAGTACCCGGCGGTCTACATGACCGGCGAGCACGCCAAGGGCGAGGTGCTCTCGGTGGCGATGGCCGGCGAGGGCCAGCACCAGGACGCCGGCGCCAAGATGGTGCACGCCGCGCCGCACACCTCCTCGTCCATCATCTCCAAGTCGATCGCCCGTGGCGGCGGCCGCACCTCGTACCGGGGTCTGGTGCAGGTGCTGGAGGGCTCGCACCACAGCCGGAGCACGGTCAAGTGCGACGCGCTGCTGGTCGACACCATCTCCCGCTCGGACACCTACCCGTACGTCGACATCCGCGAGGACGACGTGTCGATGGGGCACGAGGCGACCGTCTCCAAGATCAGCGACGACCAGCTCTTCTACCTGATGAGCCGGGGCCTGAGCGAGGACGAGGCGATGGCCATGATCGTGCGTGGCTTCATCGAGCCGATCGCCAAGGAACTCCCGATGGAGTACGCCCTGGAGCTCAACCGTCTGATCGAGCTGCAGATGGAGGGCGCGGTCGGCTGA
- a CDS encoding metal-sulfur cluster assembly factor: MSSENTATAATTPEAGDATAAPQTEAVTTDGAATAGAGDAATPAGGVSKAMIADIEEAMKDVVDPELGINVVDLGLVYGVHVDDENVATLDMTLTSAACPLTDVIEDQTRQALTTGPGGGLVSDIRINWVWLPPWGPDKITDEGRDQLRSLGFNV, translated from the coding sequence ATGAGCAGCGAGAACACCGCTACCGCGGCGACCACGCCGGAGGCCGGTGACGCCACCGCGGCGCCGCAGACCGAGGCCGTGACGACCGACGGTGCCGCGACGGCGGGTGCCGGCGACGCCGCCACCCCGGCCGGCGGCGTCAGCAAGGCCATGATCGCCGACATTGAAGAGGCGATGAAGGACGTCGTCGACCCGGAGCTCGGCATCAACGTGGTCGACCTGGGCCTGGTGTACGGCGTGCACGTTGACGACGAGAACGTCGCCACCCTCGACATGACGCTCACCTCGGCGGCCTGCCCGCTGACCGACGTCATCGAGGACCAGACCCGGCAGGCCCTGACCACCGGCCCCGGCGGCGGCCTGGTCAGCGACATCCGGATCAACTGGGTGTGGCTCCCGCCGTGGGGTCCGGACAAGATCACCGACGAGGGTCGGGACCAGCTCCGTTCCCTCGGCTTCAACGTCTGA
- a CDS encoding COX15/CtaA family protein — translation MRRICAVNRFVRPVSGTLLRRLALASIIANVGIVVTGGAVRLTASGLGCPTWPRCTDASYVTTSEMGGHGVIEFGNRMLTFAVGLIALATLLAVLAHRPRRPGLLPLAVAVFFGIPAQAVVGGITVLTNLNPWVVGLHFLASMAVIAAAYALWRRVVDPDGPVVGVVPEPLRTLARITTGVSVAVLVIGTWVTGSGPHAGDHGAARNGLDPESISQVHADGVFLLIGLSVALIFAFRAVGAQRATRAAIILVAVELSQGLIGFVQYFTHVPALLVGAHMLGSCLVLLATLAVQWSTRERRPVAPTPQPASTDAATPVPATA, via the coding sequence GTGCGTAGGATTTGCGCCGTGAACCGATTCGTCCGTCCGGTCTCCGGCACCCTGCTGCGCCGCCTCGCGCTCGCCTCGATCATCGCGAACGTGGGCATCGTCGTCACCGGCGGGGCCGTCCGCTTGACCGCCTCGGGCCTGGGTTGCCCCACCTGGCCCCGGTGCACCGACGCGTCGTACGTCACGACGTCGGAGATGGGCGGGCACGGGGTGATCGAGTTCGGCAACCGGATGCTGACCTTCGCCGTGGGCCTGATCGCGCTGGCCACCCTGCTGGCCGTCCTGGCGCACCGGCCCCGCCGGCCCGGGCTGCTGCCGCTCGCCGTCGCCGTCTTCTTCGGCATTCCCGCCCAGGCCGTGGTCGGCGGCATCACCGTGCTCACCAACCTCAACCCGTGGGTGGTCGGGCTGCACTTCCTCGCCTCGATGGCGGTGATCGCCGCCGCGTACGCCCTCTGGCGGCGCGTCGTCGACCCGGACGGCCCGGTCGTGGGCGTGGTGCCCGAACCGCTGCGCACGCTGGCCCGGATCACCACCGGCGTCAGCGTCGCGGTGCTGGTCATCGGCACCTGGGTCACCGGCAGCGGCCCGCACGCCGGTGACCACGGCGCCGCCCGCAACGGCCTGGACCCGGAATCGATCTCCCAGGTGCACGCCGACGGGGTCTTCCTGCTGATCGGCCTCTCGGTGGCGCTCATCTTCGCGTTCCGCGCCGTCGGCGCGCAGCGCGCCACCCGTGCCGCCATCATCCTGGTCGCCGTGGAGTTGAGTCAGGGCCTGATCGGCTTCGTGCAGTACTTCACCCACGTGCCGGCGCTCCTGGTCGGCGCGCACATGCTCGGCTCCTGCCTGGTGCTGCTGGCCACCCTGGCGGTGCAGTGGTCCACCCGGGAACGCCGTCCGGTCGCCCCGACGCCCCAGCCCGCCTCGACCGACGCCGCCACCCCGGTGCCGGCCACCGCCTGA
- the sufD gene encoding Fe-S cluster assembly protein SufD, translated as MTTQASAPPPSTKSQALRSYDVADFPALTGLEEEWRFTPLKRLRGLTGEVPAATGTVRHEYGDLPEGVAITRVGRDDERIGSVLTPVDRVSALAYGAAADALLLRVAPDVVLGETVRLRVIGEGVEQPAFGHTFVEVGRFAEATVVLEHVGSATLADNVEVAVADGAKLTLVTVADWADDAVQAQHLKIKLGRDAKVIHIQVSLGGDLVRQFTSVEYTGRGGEAELYGVYFADAGQHLEHRQLVDHNVPDCRSYVGYRGALQGESSHTVWVGDVLIQAEATGTDTYEINRNLLLTDGARADSVPNLEIETGEIAGAGHASATGRFDDEQLFYLMARGIPESEARRLVVRGFFAELINKIPVESLRESLGDAIEARLTKAGA; from the coding sequence ATGACTACCCAGGCTTCCGCGCCGCCGCCCAGCACCAAGTCGCAGGCGCTGCGCTCGTACGATGTCGCCGACTTCCCGGCCCTCACCGGCCTGGAGGAGGAGTGGCGCTTCACCCCGCTCAAGCGCCTCCGCGGTCTGACAGGCGAGGTGCCGGCCGCGACCGGCACGGTCCGACACGAGTACGGCGACCTGCCCGAGGGCGTCGCCATCACCCGGGTCGGCCGCGACGACGAGCGGATCGGCAGTGTGCTGACCCCGGTCGACCGGGTCAGCGCGCTGGCCTACGGTGCCGCTGCCGACGCCCTGCTGCTGCGGGTGGCCCCCGACGTGGTGCTCGGCGAGACGGTGCGTCTGCGGGTGATCGGCGAGGGTGTCGAGCAGCCGGCGTTCGGGCACACCTTCGTCGAGGTGGGCCGGTTCGCCGAGGCGACAGTGGTGCTGGAGCACGTCGGGTCGGCCACCCTGGCCGACAACGTCGAGGTCGCCGTGGCCGACGGCGCGAAGCTGACGCTGGTCACGGTCGCCGACTGGGCCGACGACGCGGTCCAGGCCCAGCACCTGAAGATCAAGCTGGGTCGGGACGCCAAGGTCATCCACATCCAGGTGTCCCTGGGCGGCGACCTGGTCCGGCAGTTCACCAGCGTGGAATACACCGGTCGCGGTGGTGAGGCCGAGCTGTACGGGGTCTACTTCGCCGACGCCGGCCAGCACCTGGAGCACCGGCAACTGGTCGACCACAACGTGCCGGACTGCCGCAGCTACGTCGGCTACCGGGGTGCCCTGCAGGGCGAGAGCTCACACACGGTCTGGGTGGGTGACGTGCTCATCCAGGCCGAGGCGACCGGCACCGACACGTACGAGATCAACCGGAACCTGCTGCTCACCGACGGTGCGCGGGCGGACTCCGTACCCAATCTGGAGATCGAGACCGGCGAGATCGCCGGCGCCGGCCACGCCAGCGCGACCGGCCGTTTCGACGACGAGCAGCTGTTCTACCTGATGGCCCGGGGCATTCCGGAGAGCGAGGCCCGCCGGCTGGTGGTCCGTGGCTTCTTCGCCGAGCTGATCAACAAGATTCCGGTGGAGTCGCTGCGCGAGAGCCTCGGCGACGCGATCGAGGCCCGGCTGACCAAGGCCGGCGCCTGA
- a CDS encoding ATP-grasp domain-containing protein, which translates to MTTHHQSTRGEPRVALVTCAELADLDPDDRLVLAPLAARGVAVQAVVWDDPDVDWSSYDLVVLRSPWDYALRRDEFVAWAATVATLVNPADVVRWNTDKRYLAELSAAGVPTVPTSWVEPGASWQPPAETGEYVLKPAVSAGSQDTGRYDLADPEHRDLAAAHVRRLSTAGRVTMVQPYLRAVDTEGETALLFLAGPDGLAFSHAIRKGPMLTGPDLGPDGLYKTEEITARTARPEQLAVAERTLAAVPGGTRQLLYARVDLIPGPDGEPVLVELELTEPSLFIGYADGAPDRLATAITTHLSRRG; encoded by the coding sequence TTGACCACCCACCACCAGTCGACCCGGGGGGAACCCCGGGTCGCTCTCGTCACCTGCGCCGAGCTGGCCGACCTCGACCCGGACGACCGGCTGGTCCTCGCCCCACTCGCCGCCCGCGGCGTCGCCGTCCAGGCCGTCGTCTGGGACGACCCCGACGTCGACTGGTCGTCCTACGACCTGGTCGTGCTCCGCTCACCCTGGGACTACGCGTTACGCCGCGACGAGTTCGTGGCCTGGGCGGCCACCGTCGCGACGCTGGTCAACCCGGCCGACGTGGTCCGCTGGAACACCGACAAGCGCTACCTCGCCGAGTTGAGCGCCGCCGGGGTGCCGACCGTGCCGACGTCGTGGGTCGAGCCGGGGGCGAGCTGGCAGCCGCCCGCCGAGACCGGCGAGTACGTGCTCAAGCCCGCGGTGAGCGCCGGCAGCCAGGACACCGGCCGGTACGACCTGGCCGACCCGGAACACCGGGACCTGGCCGCCGCGCACGTTCGACGGCTCTCCACAGCCGGCCGGGTGACCATGGTCCAGCCGTACCTGCGGGCCGTCGACACCGAGGGCGAGACGGCGCTGCTCTTCCTGGCCGGCCCGGACGGGCTCGCGTTCAGCCACGCGATCCGCAAGGGTCCGATGCTGACCGGGCCGGACCTCGGCCCGGACGGGCTCTACAAGACCGAGGAGATCACCGCCCGCACCGCCCGCCCCGAGCAGTTGGCGGTGGCCGAGCGGACCCTGGCGGCGGTGCCCGGTGGCACCCGACAGTTGCTCTACGCCCGGGTCGACCTGATCCCCGGCCCGGACGGCGAGCCGGTCCTGGTCGAGTTGGAGCTGACCGAGCCGTCGCTCTTCATCGGGTACGCGGACGGTGCCCCCGACCGCCTCGCCACCGCGATCACCACCCACCTGAGCCGCCGCGGCTGA